A region from the Coffea eugenioides isolate CCC68of chromosome 9, Ceug_1.0, whole genome shotgun sequence genome encodes:
- the LOC113782744 gene encoding pentatricopeptide repeat-containing protein At3g24000, mitochondrial encodes MKRYITNPPFSDSILKTVLFSSRHFASSAATAPLDLEEDIGGFTGASFGGIIQDKDLLRKTPNGGLYVLDLIDNGATDPNATLYNQLLKRCTQLGRLKEGRLVHAHVLNSSYRNYVAVQNSIINMYAKCGSPVEARKVFDEMAERDMVSWTAVITGFSQNDRAQEALGLFVEMLRDGFVPNQFTLGSVLKAATAVGEMEGRQVHAVCLKSGHGDDVYVGSALVDMYAKCGQMEEAKVVFDGLTSKNEVCWNALIAGHARKSEAEIAVRLFSEMKKAGFEATHFTYSSVFAACASIGALEQGKWVHGHLVKSGLKLIAFVGNTLLDMYGKAGSIEDAHKVFDRLVKRDVVSWNSMLTACAQHGLGRETVECFEEMRSRGILPNEVTFLCVLTACSHSGLLEEGLYYFELMKKLKLEPDISHYVTMVDLLGRAGQLGHAEKFIKEMPIKPTAAIWKALLGACRMHKNIDLGAYAAERVFELDPYDSGPHILLSNIYASAGRLRDAANVRKMMNDSGIKKEPACSWLEIENNVHMFVANDDSHPQRNEVRRMWEKIADKIREIGYVPDTSHVLWYVDQQEREVRLQCHSEKLALAFALLNTRHGSTIRIKKNIRVCGDCHTAFKFVSQLVGREIILRDTNRFHHFRGGSCSCGDYW; translated from the coding sequence ATGAAAAGGTATATAACAAATCCGCCCTTCTCCGATTCAATACTCAAAACAGTCCTCTTCTCTTCACGCCATTTCGCCAGCTCCGCCGCCACTGCCCCCTTAGACTTAGAAGAGGACATCGGAGGATTCACCGGAGCATCTTTTGGCGGCATAATCCAAGACAAAGACCTTCTCAGGAAAACCCCCAATGGCGGTCTCTACGTGCTGGACCTCATCGATAATGGTGCAACGGACCCAAACGCCACTCTCTACAACCAACTCCTTAAACGCTGTACCCAGCTGGGGAGGCTGAAGGAAGGAAGGCTCGTCCATGCCCATGTCCTGAATTCCAGTTATCGTAACTATGTTGCTGTGCAAAACTCGATAATTAATATGTATGCGAAATGTGGGTCGCCAGTTGAGGCGCGCAAGGTGTTTGATGAAATGGCTGAGAGGGATATGGTTTCTTGGACTGCCGTGATTACTGGGTTTTCGCAGAACGATAGAGCCCAGGAAGCGTTGGGTTTGTTTGTGGAGATGTTGAGGGATGGATTCGTGCCGAATCAATTTACTTTGGGGAGTGTGTTGAAGGCGGCGACTGCTGTTGGGGAGATGGAGGGCAGGCAAGTTCATGCGGTTTGCTTAAAAAGCGGTCATGGTGATGATGTGTATGTTGGGAGTGCTCTTGTTGATATGTACGCGAAGTGTGGCCAAATGGAAGAGGCAAAAGTGGTGTTTGACGGGTTGACGAGCAAGAATGAGGTTTGTTGGAATGCTTTGATTGCAGGCCACGCTAGGAAGAGTGAGGCTGAGATTGCAGTGAGGCTGTTTtcggagatgaagaaggcaggTTTTGAGGCCACGCATTTCACGTATTCTAGTGTTTTTGCAGCTTGTGCAAGTATTGGAGCTTTGGAGCAGGGAAAATGGGTACACGGGCATTTGGTGAAATCAGGGTTAAAGCTTATAGCTTTTGTTGGGAATACTCTTCTTGACATGTATGGGAAGGCCGGTAGCATTGAGGATGCCCACAAGGTTTTTGATAGGCTGGTGAAACGCGATGTGGTTTCATGGAACTCAATGCTTACTGCTTGTGCGCAACATGGACTTGGAAGGGAAACTGTAGAATGCTTTGAGGAAATGCGTAGCAGGGGAATTTTACCCAACGAAGTAACCTTCCTCTGTGTTCTAACTGCTTGCAGCCATTCTGGGCTTTTAGAGGAAGGACTATACTACTTTGAAttgatgaagaaattgaaattagAACCGGATATCTCACATTACGTGACAATGGTTGATTTGCTTGGTCGTGCTGGTCAACTTGGCCATGCTGAAAAGTTCATAAAGGAAATGCCAATCAAACCCACAGCAGCAATCTGGAAAGCGCTGCTTGGAGCTTGCAGAATGCATAAGAACATAGATTTGGGTGCTTATGCTGCAGAGCGAGTTTTTGAACTTGATCCATATGATTCTGGACCTCACATATTGCTGTCTAACATCTATGCCTCTGCTGGTAGATTGAGGGATGCTGCGAATgtgagaaaaatgatgaatGACAGTGGCATAAAAAAGGAACCTGCATGTAGTTGGTTAGAGATTGAGAATAATGTCCATATGTTTGTGGCAAATGATGATTCCCACCCACAGAGAAATGAGGTTCGTAGGATGTGGGAGAAGATTGCTGATAAAATTAGAGAAATTGGGTATGTCCCGGACACTAGTCATGTGCTTTGGTACGTGGACCAACAGGAGAGGGAAGTGAGGTTGCAGTGCCATAGTGAAAAGCTTGCTCTAGCATTTGCTCTCCTCAATACACGTCATGGGTCCACCATTCGCATCAAGAAAAACATTAGAGTATGTGGTGATTGCCATACAGCATTCAAGTTTGTGTCACAGCTGGTGGGCAGAGAAATCATTTTGAGAGATACTAACCGATTTCATCATTTTCGTGGTGGCTCTTGTTCTTGTGGAGACTACTGGTAA
- the LOC113782022 gene encoding inorganic phosphate transporter 1-11-like — protein sequence MSSNNLAVLSALDGARTQLYHFKAIVIAGMGFFTDAYDLFCISAISKLLGRIYYTDLSSPKPGKLPHVVNNWVTGVALVGTLTGQLVFGWLGDKLGRKKVYGLTLVLMVVCAICSGLSFGSSHRAVMGTLCFFRFWLGFGIGGDYPLSATIMSEYANKRTRGAFIAAVFAMQGVGIIFAGLVSMILSKIFLKSYGGPSYKADHKFSTEPEADYVWRIVLMLGALPALLTFYWRMKMPETARYTAIIEGNAKQAAADMGGVLDVEIQADQDKLTQFRSANEYKLWSMEFFQRHGRHLIGTMTTWFLLDIAFYSQNLTQKDIFPTMGLTSAAADVSALKEMFETSRAMFLIALLGTFPGYWVTVVFIDKIGRFYIQLVGFLMMSIFMLIIGVKYDYLNTKEHKWYFAALYGLTFFFANFGPNSTTFVLPAELFPTRVRSTCHALSAASGKAGAMISAFGIQNYTQDGNVHKIKKAMMILAFTNILGFCCTFLVPETKGRSLEEISGEDAGESEAQMTDKPPKNRPDASWE from the coding sequence ATGTCCTCAAACAACCTGGCGGTGCTCAGTGCTCTCGACGGTGCACGTACCCAGTTGTACCATTTCAAGGCGATCGTGATCGCCGGGATGGGGTTTTTCACCGATGCATATGACCTCTTTTGCATCTCCGCCATCTCCAAACTCTTAGGCCGTATATATTACACTGATCTGTCCAGTCCTAAGCCTGGAAAGCTTCCTCATGTAGTGAACAATTGGGTTACTGGAGTGGCCTTAGTTGGTACCCTAACCGGCCAGTTAGTCTTCGGATGGCTGGGAGATAAGCTAGGGCGCAAGAAAGTTTATGGCCTCACTCTCGTTCTCATGGTCGTTTGTGCTATTTGCTCAGGTTTGTCTTTCGGAAGCAGCCATAGAGCTGTCATGGGAACCCTATGTTTCTTCCGCTTCTGGCTGGGTTTTGGCATTGGCGGAGACTACCCTCTTTCAGCTACTATCATGTCTGAATATGCAAACAAGAGAACTCGCGGGGCATTCATTGCTGCAGTGTTTGCTATGCAAGGAGTTGGTATCATTTTCGCAGGCCTCGTTTCAATGattctttccaaaattttcctcaaatcGTACGGCGGTCCATCATACAAAGCGGACCACAAATTCTCCACTGAACCAGAGGCAGATTACGTATGGCGAATTGTTTTGATGCTAGGGGCTCTTCCCGCACTTCTCACATTCTACTGGAGAATGAAGATGCCAGAAACAGCTCGTTATACTGCCATCATAGAGGGAAATGCTAAACAAGCTGCTGCAGACATGGGTGGAGTTTTAGACGTTGAGATTCAAGCTGATCAAGACAAGTTAACACAATTCAGGTCTGCCAACGAGTACAAATTGTGGTCAATGGAGTTTTTCCAGCGCCATGGACGTCACCTGATTGGCACGATGACTACGTGGTTCCTTCTAGATATTGCATTTTACAGCCAAAACCTAACACAAAAAGACATTTTTCCTACCATGGGACTTACAAGCGCTGCAGCTGATGTGAGTGCTTTGAAGGAAATGTTTGAGACTTCACGCGCCATGTTCTTAATTGCCCTGCTTGGGACCTTCCCTGGTTATTGGGTCACGGTCGTCTTCATTGACAAAATTGGTCGGTTCTACATCCAGCTCGTAGGGTTCTTAATGATGTCTATTTTCATGCTTATAATTGGAGTCAAATATGATTACCTCAACACCAAGGAGCACAAGTGGTACTTTGCAGCTCTGTATGGATTAACATTCTTCTTTGCAAACTTTGGCCCTAATAGCACCACCTTTGTTCTCCCAGCCGAGCTCTTTCCAACCAGGGTGAGATCCACCTGCCATGCCCTCAGTGCAGCATCTGGCAAGGCTGGGGCTATGATCAGTGCTTTTGGAATACAAAACTACACGCAAGATGGCAACGTGCACAAAATTAAGAAAGCCATGATGATTTTGGCCTTCACAAATATTCTTGGATTCTGCTGTACCTTTTTGGTGCCAGAAACAAAAGGTAGGTCACTTGAGGAAATATCAGGTGAGGATGCAGGCGAAAGTGAGGCACAGATGACCGACAAACCACCTAAAAATCGACCAGATGCCTCCTGGGAGTGA